The Nicotiana tabacum cultivar K326 chromosome 5, ASM71507v2, whole genome shotgun sequence sequence aagtagAGTATTATTGAGCTTTTGGTAGAATATAGCATATGCTTCTTAGATATTTCCTCTTTCCCAATGATGATAACGCTCACTTTATATAACTTGTAACAAGGTTCTAGGATCAAACCCCTCTtgaatgacaattatgagggtcGTTGAAGAATGTGTAATGGTGGGCAGTGAATGTCGTATTCTTTGTAACAGATCATATACTTAATGTTGTAGAATACCGGATGACAAGCATTTATTTGGCCTTTATGGATATCATTCTTTCCGATGACAAGCGAGATCATTGCCTTCGGGTTCGATTATCTTCTGTCTTCGGCTCCACGTATCGCTTTCTTATGCgatcattaaatatgaacatattttaccccgTACACATAAACTGTCCTCCACAAAATATTGTctacttttcctttccttttattcttttatgttcttttgttgaatcacATTGGTATTCGCTGTTGTTTGCccttagtttttaaaaatatatgccATTTTCACATATTTGAAGATACATATTAATTTGCAAAGGGTAAATTTTCTATACACGTTTCACGTAAAAAAATACGTAAATTATCCCCTAAATTTGTCTCGAAAAGTCAATTGAGTATTCTAACTTTACAAGCCATCTCTTACccctatttttgttttaaatgGATGGTTTATACTTTATACAACTTTTTGTTTTGTTGAAAATAAGTATAACTCGATGGGCAAAGAAAGatcctttttagttttttttttttaacgtaACTTTTCAATGAACAAAGCCATGTATACTTGGTTATGCACGGGACAGTACTGTAACTttctaattttaatattttatatgacATGTTTAAGAcaacaaaatttcaaattcattttAATATACTAGTTTTAGGGTACGCGTTTTACGCGTGTATTCTATGTCAATATCTGACACTATaataaattattcaaatattatTAAACTATTCATATCATGACATGTTATTATTAAGTACCATTTCGTGTGTATTTCTAGATTTAATGTTGAGTTAAAGTGTATAATAATTACGAATATTGAGATAATTTAATGTATTTGTATTTTTTGTGTATATAGAAGAAGTGTTTAATTAAGAGTAATGGACATACTATTATATAATCTAAGAATCAAATATAACTTTTCACAAAGTCTTTCTCTAATTTTTTACTTAAGTTAATTAACTTATATGACATAATTGATTTTACTTCTAGGAGTAGTTGTAAATCTAAAATTATGAATAAAGAAATCGAAGGAGCGCCGACCGACATATCGACTTTAGTTATATTTTCGTACTTAAGTCTTTCTTTATTGTAGTTTTTCATTTATTAAGATAAGTGAATTATTGGTTATAGCTCCACGACAAAGAATAATTCAAACACAAAACAAGTCTACCTATTCTctatgataatttttttttttttatattacttGTCTTCTGCAAAATTATTGTTGTTACGTATTTCAAATATGGAAAAGATATATACAAAATATTTAATAGTAGAACTTTCTAAGCTCGAATTCACTTAGGAAAGGTAAAAAAAGTCATAAGCATTACGTGTTGAAAGTTAGTGTTTTGTCATAATCAGATAGGTTGTGCATATATAAATTTGAGTTTAATTgtcattaataaaatattttataaatcatattaaaataaaaatctttcaTAGAAAAGTTCTAAGTCTTTTCTTTTCTAAATTATTTAAAaacatttttaatattttttattgctATCAATAAAATTACTAAAACGAACAAATTATTTTTATACTGAATTTTTTATCCTAACACTAATTAAGATCAAACGTTAACATCTTCCATTTTAATGCAAATTCGGTGCTATCATTATTTGTTAGTAGGAACTACTCATATGTTAGAGTacaagaaaatataatattttttagaaTAATTGGAATATCCAATTCAAACTTTCAAAGCGagctctttcctttcttttttacttttttaaatcaAGGGTTAAGATTTTCCAATTCTTTGAAAGCTCGTACTCAATTATGAGGAACTACTCATATATTTATGCTACAATTGTTACTTTTTCTTAAACAACCAAGTTTTCGCCTCCTACTAAACtcatgaaatttttatttttttaaaaaaaacaaattacttttttttaaaaaaaaatttatgagtttttatGAGGAACTACTCATATATTTATGCTACAATTGTTACTTTTTCTTAAACAACTAGTGTAGCAATTAGTCATTGTGACAACGTAGAATTTTGAAGCAAACAAATAAACTAAGAATAATTTTTGACTTGATCAGTTATTAATTTCTGAAGAAAATACGACTTAATCAGTTGGATgcgctttattatttttaatatttgttTATTAGAGAAAAGATCATGTCGATAATATAATACGAAGCATGGACAAATTCACTagtttttcaataattaagtTATCTAAAGCACAAATTTTCCCTCTTGAAGATATTAATTAACTCCCGTTTGAACATATCTtagctatttttttttcaaaagaaaaattttcaaaacactaTTTGTTCATAGAATATGAtccgtttttaaaaaaaacataaaaaaaatattaagttcCCAAAAATTGTTGGGTGAAATTTTTTCTTCCATTCAAAAAgtttttaactttttctttttaaaaataaaattcgtATCCCCATAActtcaacttcaaaaactctttttctAAAGTTTCAAATGAATCCATGTCCAAAAGCCAGGTAAAATTCTGCTAGAAAAAGATAAACCGAACAACATATGGGAGAAAAGGAAGCAACATAATTAATGACTACCACAAAAAAATAAGAGTTAACAAGCCACCTTTGCATATACAACATACAATATGACATGAAAGGATCGTAAACTACACTACAAATGAAGGGAAGAAAGAGCCGCGACAACTCGGCAGGATTTTTTATTTAACCATTCAGTATACCCGAGTCTTTCTAATCCATATGAGGGCGAGAAAAATGGCGCAAAGCGGGGCTAGTATGGAAAGAATTAGGCCTCCATGCAGAAGCAGTAAACAAGCATAGATCTTTCCAACCAAGTTTAAGAGTGCCATTATCCTCAACCAAAGTGTATCCATGTGAAGGAAACATTCCTAGCAAAAGAGTAGCTTGCGCAGCAGCATTACCGGCAAGAGATATGGACCTAAAGCCAGATTGTTGAAGCTTTTCTCTCCAATTGTTGAACTTTACTTCGCCGCTCCTCGACGGACCACCTACGGCTAACACATTCCGGATTTCCTTTGACAAGAGTTGTTGCTCTACGACGTGTCTCTCTTCGCTCTCCTCCCCGTAGCAGGCGCCCAGTGAGTCGAATAAAGCCGAGTAGTAATGTATTGCCTCCACAAACCTCCCTAAGAATGACCCAGCGTGGCTCAAGTCCTGCTCCACTACCGTCACTACCTTCGGCGCCAACCTGAATTTAAAGCGTGCACATTAAACCAAATCCTCGTACTCCAGATAAACAACAATATACTCAGTGTACTCCTAAACAACTTTTTGCATAGGGAAAATCCACTTGCTCCAAATATTTACTGCAATAATATATAACATACCCAGTGTGATCCATAAGTGGTTTGAAGAGGGTGGATATATCCCTACCTAGAGGTTAGTTTCTGGTTATTCCAAATAATAATAGTATAGTAAAAATAGTTTATGCCCAGTGGTAAATAACTTTTTCTCTCTATGTGCATTCACAATTTCACATAGAGGACAGCTTTTGCTGCTAAAGTAATTGGCCTTTTACTTCGCTTTTATCTTCTTCGATTTTCAGCTTTATTGAAAAATGGAATTACCAGTGGTGAAAGAGAAAGATCTTTACGTTACATAACATAGGAAATATAAATACAACTGTACTAGTAATTGGTGCAATGCATCACTCTTCTTTTAATTATCTAGTAGATGTTTTTATAAAGTCTTATTTAGTTTCCAGAGAATTTTACTAAAGAGGCCAAGTCACCAATATCCACATGAAGATTCGATTTTCATTTCGTTTAATAGAAAACTTTTAACATAATCTGTGTATTGTGATGGTAAATGCCAGTAACAAGATGGATATTTGAATAAAATTGAGAAAAGATGAGATAGTTAAACTTTAAATTACTTCGGCAGAATGAAAAGACCATATCAAAAGTAATTTTAAAACTAGTGATATTAAACATGTCAAAGCATTTCTATGACTACAATATTATGCTGTTAAAGGTaacaaaaagtttaaaataaaacttttcctAATATAGAAGGTATAGAAAGAATTTTATAAAGTATGATTCTCTCCAACCTTTTTCTATGTCATTTATCTTGAATCAAGATTCAAATAGAGTGTGGAGGGAAGTAATAGTACCTTTGCAAGAGGGAGAGAGTATTAGAATCGCTGCCAGTAACATCATAAAGAGAATGTTGCAACCAATGAACTGCAACAGCTTCTCTTTTACTCACATTCAATTTCTCAGGGTCTAAGTTCCCAACTTTATCAGCTACAGGTAAAAACTCGAACGGAAGTCCTAATCTCTCAGCAAAATCGGACAATCGTTTGCCTGTAGCTTCAAGAGCATCCATTGAATTTCCAAGCCCGGTTAGGCGAACGAATGGAGGCCCGCCGGGCCTGGAAGCCAATATATGAAAGAGACCGGGCCATTGTAGGCCTTGCATTATGTCAAGGTCTATTATATGAACCCGATCTTCTCTCGCGAAAGCTTCTTGAATAGCTTGATTGGCTGTGAAATGAGAGAATTTAATGAACGGGCTGATCCCGTTGAACACCTGGAAAGCGGACGCCATTTTCTGGGTGTAGAGCACAGGGACGTTGGTTATGGGTAGGGCTGCGTATATTCCCAAGCATGAATTCAATAGCCTTGCAGATATTGCCTCGGAGAAATATGCAGCGACGCGCTGTGCCGATGTACCAAAAGGCGTTGAGAGTTCGGAAACTTCCAATAGCATTTTATTTGCTTCCTCCAAATTATCAGCTGATACTGCTTCCGCACATTGCAAGAGTAAGGTTAAGAGATGGAGTCCGTCTTCATCCATCTTCTGTTGTcgctcttcttcctttttctctctGTATGTATTGACCGGAACTACAGGTGTTGTAGTTTTTGTTTTGCCACTATCAGTCGCCGATGTTGGAGATAGAGAAGTACTAGAAGATTGCTGCTGCTTTTGTTGTTCTAAGTCTACTGCCGCCTGTTGCTGAGAATGTGAAGActcttgttgctgctgctgttgttgctgtaaTTGAGGAGGAAGAATTGGAGGAGACGTAACAAAAGAAAGATCTGCAGTTACAGTAGGATTATTGTTGCTGCTAATCTGCTGGTGCTGGTTCAGAGAAGGTGCAACCGGAGCAGCTATATCCCAGTTTAAGTAGTGGTTATTTGATGAATCTGGAAGGGATAAAATATTGTGTGGCTGCAATGAATTAGGATTCATATTTTGGCCTTGTTGTAAACTCGCAAGCTGCGGCAACACTCCTTCCTTTCTTCTCCAGAATTCCATGGCGACGGCCGCATCATTATGAACATCAGCACTAACACCGCTATTATTGTTAGTATTATTATTGCTAGTGAGAGAGCGAAGCCTGTATTCCAGTAGGGACGCGAGATATGGATTACAAGGGTGGATTATTTCCCTTACATTCTGAATCAGCTGAGGTACGGACACTTGAGCTGAGCTGTTGATTAAATCCTTTATTATACCATCAATCCATGACGTCGCTGACGTGGCACTTTCCTCCATCGACTCGAACCTTATCGCTGCCGCTGCCGCTGGTGCAGTTGCAGGTTGTTGTTGGAGTTGTACGCTGCCGTTTTGACGGTTTCTATCGGGAGGGAAGAGGGGCAAACCGGAGAAAACACAAACAGATGGggattgattgttgttgtttaggTTTTGTTGCTGAATATGATGAGAAGAAGTAATGGCGTCGGTATAATTAGTTAGGTTTGGGATAGAATTAGAAAAACCAGTGAAATCAGCCCCTTTTGACGTCACGCCGCACACGTTTGTGGAAGAAGGTAACATTTGCATAGTGGAGTAGTTAGAGACGTGACGAAGATTACTCGTTCCACAAGCACTTAAATCACCTAGCTGGGAATGTGACCCGCCTATAGTGACAGGCCGACGAAGATACCTATTTTCTTCGCCGGCTCCGGTCTGAATTTCCATGTCAGATGCCGCCCTCTTTCTCACCATTTTGCTGTTGTTGCCGAGTTCACAAGAAGGCGAAGGCTGTAGGTTGTTGATGTCCTTGCAATGGTAGGTGCTGCTGCCGCCGACGTTTGCACTTGTATTGCCGCAGTTGTTACAATCCAGTGGAAATGCCTTTGCCATTATGATGTACTGAAATAATGAGAAGGAGATTGATATTTCTCGATCGCTGTTGATTTTTCTTCGTCATCATACTAAGATCTAGGGTTGGCTTAATAAAAGCAAACTACTAGAAACGTTGCTAAGGAGATGATCCAAGCATAAAACGGTGAAAGGATTTAGACAGAGAGAAACATTGGGATTCTGTGGTTAGTCTTGTATCCACCTTCACTATTTTCCACCATTTTAATTTCTCCTTTAAAACCCAACACAACACGACCTCCTAGGGCTTAGCTTTACTATACTATTGCTATAAACACTTGTTTATTGCTGCTACTTGTTTATAAACACTTGACTGCTTGCCTTTTGGAATTATATGCAATTTCAGTATTGCCAATGAGAAAGAAGCTGAACAGGATGGAATTTATTGACGACATAAAGTACTGAAGTTGTTGAAGATTTAATCGCAAAATATTTGTACTACTACATGAGctatctttttctctttttcccccTATATCCACCTTTTTTCTAAACTCGTCAATTATTATTGCGGCTCTAGGCCTAGCTAGAATATTTTGTGTATTATGGAACTGAGATTGCAATGTTGATATTGAGAaccataatttaataaaaaaggaCACCACGACTCACAAAGTATCTCGTCTTCCTGGATTCGAGAAAGAGTTGCATCTTTAGGGCTCGATTGATACGGTGGATAAGGATAATTTATTCCGAGATTAAATTTGATATGACTTTATCCCACGTCTGGTTGAGATGACATAACTAATCGATGGATTAGTT is a genomic window containing:
- the LOC107806470 gene encoding protein SCARECROW — its product is MAKAFPLDCNNCGNTSANVGGSSTYHCKDINNLQPSPSCELGNNSKMVRKRAASDMEIQTGAGEENRYLRRPVTIGGSHSQLGDLSACGTSNLRHVSNYSTMQMLPSSTNVCGVTSKGADFTGFSNSIPNLTNYTDAITSSHHIQQQNLNNNNQSPSVCVFSGLPLFPPDRNRQNGSVQLQQQPATAPAAAAAIRFESMEESATSATSWIDGIIKDLINSSAQVSVPQLIQNVREIIHPCNPYLASLLEYRLRSLTSNNNTNNNSGVSADVHNDAAVAMEFWRRKEGVLPQLASLQQGQNMNPNSLQPHNILSLPDSSNNHYLNWDIAAPVAPSLNQHQQISSNNNPTVTADLSFVTSPPILPPQLQQQQQQQQESSHSQQQAAVDLEQQKQQQSSSTSLSPTSATDSGKTKTTTPVVPVNTYREKKEEERQQKMDEDGLHLLTLLLQCAEAVSADNLEEANKMLLEVSELSTPFGTSAQRVAAYFSEAISARLLNSCLGIYAALPITNVPVLYTQKMASAFQVFNGISPFIKFSHFTANQAIQEAFAREDRVHIIDLDIMQGLQWPGLFHILASRPGGPPFVRLTGLGNSMDALEATGKRLSDFAERLGLPFEFLPVADKVGNLDPEKLNVSKREAVAVHWLQHSLYDVTGSDSNTLSLLQRLAPKVVTVVEQDLSHAGSFLGRFVEAIHYYSALFDSLGACYGEESEERHVVEQQLLSKEIRNVLAVGGPSRSGEVKFNNWREKLQQSGFRSISLAGNAAAQATLLLGMFPSHGYTLVEDNGTLKLGWKDLCLFTASAWRPNSFHTSPALRHFSRPHMD